Within Dreissena polymorpha isolate Duluth1 chromosome 13, UMN_Dpol_1.0, whole genome shotgun sequence, the genomic segment aataaataaaaacagtgaGCTTTGATAccattatgtacatgtatcactGATGCAAACTGTAATGATAATTTTAATGCATTGATTAACTGTTTATATGTCATTTACCTTCTTTAAAACACTGACAAGATCAGCTTTGTACAATATGTTTTACATTcttttattatacaattatatcaTACCTTTGGGAAGGTTTTACTGGAACAAGATCCATTACATTGAAGATTGGACCATCCGAAACTGATGATCtgtagcaaaaatcaaattaaatatacattgaatggtAGATGCCATGGGaatttgtattgatatgaaaAATATGCACTGACGTGAAAATTTTGCAGCATtggtttcttttttcttttaaattgttgGTAACTAATTCATACTTAATTAACATGggaagtaaataaaatatttaatagcaAATAAAGGAACAACTTCTGTTTGGGTTATGCTTAGCTATTTAATTGGAGGTGTGTAACATGTTTTTTATGTGATTTGCATGTATTGGATGTGAATTATGTGTTTTAAGTAAACATGACTAAAATAGAAAAGCTGTTTGTTCCCACTACCCCGAATGAGTATGGATTGTCATGCCTTATAATGATTACATCTGAAACATATATATTACACAAACAGAAGAAGAAATAATCACCTTTCTTCACTGTCACATAGGTCAAACTGTCGAGGActgaaaaattaaaaacacaagaaaaacaaGTAATCAGACAATATCAGTTTAAAAGGGGGATATCAATGGCTTGTTCTGCATTTAATTTGCAgaatttaaattttttattcaatgctttccggtggtttaaagagaaatattagtgaattaaaactgataatttcactgtttcaaacagtgaaaattatcagtgagaattatcgataattttcattgtttactgtgaaatgacgtcatttttttaacgaaatgacgtcattatcccagcaaaagtctttagttaaactcttaaacaatgtatataaactgtaaaaaatgcgtttaataaaaagaaaatttgttggattcggtggattatcgattttaattcactcgtgatcatagaaaatatatattttcacgagtggcgtatTTATTATTtcctatgatcactcgtgaattaaaatcgataatccaccggatccaacaaatatcctctatatactaAAACTTTTAATTAAACGCTGCTTAAAAATAtgccatttacaaaaaatattctgtaattgatttatttaaataatgatagAATTGTGTTCAATGGTGCAGTAAAATAGTGTTAATCTTTTGTCTTGTGAGTTCTTACCCTAGGTTAGTTATTACATTATTTGGGGGattatctttttttctaaatgattACATCTATTGAGTATTGTACTTCCCTTTTTTCTGTAAAAACTTGACCATTCATACATGAAACATAATATGTTGTGACACTGAATTCAAAAATAATCATCAGTATCTTCAGCATTTTTTCCTATTCCATATTGATCCATATATTGAGTATATAAAGTTAAGGaagtaacatatttttaattatacttgTTTGTGAATCTTACAGCATAAGTGAGGCCAATGTTGAGTCATATGCTGCTCCTGCTGCCCCAACAACTGCCGCACTCTGCTTTCCAATAACATCAATTACTGCCTCTGTGAGGACAGACAATGTTCTGCCAATTGGACCTCGCCCTGTTTAATACATTTCAGCATATATAGTTATACATTAGGCCTAAAAAAGGTCACTGTTTCTACTAACCCCTGCCGACTCAACTTTTTTTGCGATTTGTAGTAAAGTTTACATTAAAAattcattgttattattaattttttaaaaatgcattgttttatcaaaataaaggtTGTTCCATCTCATAATTATGTAGAAATAATGTTGTTTATACATTTGGAAGACTTTGGTCAttgaaattacccttttaaagtgtaaaataacatgtaaagatgaaatttataaaagttatgGCGACCTACCTACCTATTTTTTTGGCGATGTTGATGGAAACAAACACCTATTTTATTCCTTAATGCattcttttatatatataaacaagatatgtgtttgccagaaacactatgtccccttttgcgctgctttgaagctatatattttacctttgaccttgaaggatgaccttgaccttgacctttcaccactcaaaatgtgcagctccatgagatacatatgcatgccaaatatcaagttgctatcttcaatattgcaaaagttattgcaaatgttaaaatttgcgcaaaccaacaaacagaccaaccaacagacagggcaaaaacaatacgtcccccactatagtggctggggacataaaaaacctCTATCAGGTGAaacgaaataatttcatgttattaACAGGTCTTTgagattaaaataattacatcagTCTATATGTGCATTTGAACAATTAAAATAGCTTAAAACTATTTCTTACATGAGTAAATTGCAATTTATTCCTGTTACGtgtaaaaatgtcaattttcataATTATCCTTTTACATTCAAAAACAAAGTTCATTCCGACAAATGTTTGAAATGGTAAACAATTAGTTTAATATCTAAGGTACCTGTCAATGAAATTTCTCTTTGAAAATCCATGTACAGATTTCTGTGATCCCTTTGTAGAttttcccattttttctccaaaatgGATTGCTCCCTTCTAAACTGGGCTCTGGCATTGAAAATTTCAGTAACTGCCACCCACAGTGCATTCTTTGTTGCTTTGCTGATTCCTGATATCATAcatatattctttttttacttaGGCCAcggcttttatatttcttggtttacaaaaccgccgaccctaatttttggaaaaagggaaaaaaaataaaatcggaaaatcgtcttttttttaaatattttattcccgaccgcactgcaaaacgagcgaaacgagaaaaaaaaacgatccggtttgagtacggttgcgaataaaatcaagtaagtacaatcaacgattggttcacatatattgcagagatcgggatatttttcaatgtgacacattatgtaccagtccttttatgggcacttctcaaaatttatttcgggtaaaaattacagacaataagaaaatcagcgtcagtaaaatgtcgaccccatcaaaatttatttccgagtctgtgacgcaactatattgtttaacatgttaattatattaaacaaacccgatattatagtagataaaaaagtatttgataattagtataaataatccaataaaacactgccattttttacgatatatgtgtttagcaattttgtaaacacgtccgccatagtttataggaactgtacagaaagtttggaaatcggaacaaatcggtatatctcggaaaatcattgataaatgtatttgtcgtttcaatgcttagggccgagtaatttcggcaaatcggaactcaacttgcgtaaaacactagctcaattaaccattaaactccgcctccgttctcggcaaaagattcgaaggcggagctatgcacgtgcttttattaaattggaggattgcaattgagaaacaaacacacgattggttcggcatgttgattgctagacaaaggaagccaattttttcggcgcgaaatttgtcgctttattgcttccgacagaaagcggctttcctttgatgacgtcaaactgtcaattcacacagactgcacattttcggaagactttaactgactccttgtttacaattccggtaaaaaaaaacacttgctaacattaaactttggattaaattatcaaaataaagcaaaagcgaagttgacaaatatgattaaattaattcgcatcagttcaaataagacgttttgcgttgtaaatcaacgagttttcatgacaacaataactttgacaaacattaccgcgacgacgcatggatcgatctacctcgattttttttcatgtacgatctcataagtcgagtaagagcaaacacataccgggtaatttgtgtatgagtagtttatcttatataagatttatgcaacgggcattgcattgcgtaatgaagcgcatcgaattatggaaatgaagcgcagtttttcgttttaatgggagaagaacgcatgtcatgtaatggagtgtttaaaattgcctgatgttacaaaaggtgcttttaggactcatttcatttgaagatatagatgtgtttcattgcataatttgattttttgtctctgtgttaaggttataaaagatatgttgtctttgttctgatgttattagtattaacttttttttccgatgttttttttttttttttttttcgaccgcccgatggaccattttcaaaataatttttgtaaaccaataaaaaaaagtcgtggcctaatgcTCAAGTTAATGtagtttatgaaatatatttattaacaatggtTTTATTCATATTACTCATTGTAACATTTAGCAACTCAGTCATGTTAAATAgatcaatatttaataatatgcacttattttaatcaaacgtttatttttatttttttttatttttatcgcATTGTTCATTTAAAGTTTTTGTCATAATGCAATGGCTATATTCGCATATTATTACCATTCTGCTCACAGACATTTCACAGTCATAaaaattaacacatgtaaaaatgCCCGtagcatataaaaaaaactgttgggCCAATAATAAATTTCACGTTGAATAATCATGAAATGGTTATTGTTTAAGATGACAAAAAAAATTACAAGTGGAAACTGATCCTTCTTAATTGCAGAGATTATTATTCATACCTAATACTGTGTTGAAACACTGACTTAATTTCCAACAAATCAAGAGCT encodes:
- the LOC127856463 gene encoding uncharacterized protein LOC127856463, with protein sequence MDFQREISLTGRGPIGRTLSVLTEAVIDVIGKQSAAVVGAAGAAYDSTLASLMLSSVSDGPIFNVMDLVPVKPSQRVQSCSTTTSTLPSPNQAHCCCCSDSEMRALKKRKLELQIKFYERQLKL